DNA sequence from the Entomomonas asaccharolytica genome:
CAGAAAGGGTATAGTTAAAGATACCTGCTTTATCTTGGCAGTTAATTAATTGTTCCCCTAGATAATCTAACAGTTGACTATCACCACTATAGGGGTAGCCTTTGCCATCTTTACCAATACGGTTAACAGCTGCGGTATAGCATAAGTTTTCTATAGCTCTTGCAGGTAGTAAGCGATTCCATTGTTGACGTCGAGCTGAGGGCCAGTTCGCCACATATAACAGTAAATCTGTATTATAAGGATCGCGACTCCAGACTGGGAAACGTAGATCATAACAAATAAGAGGGCGAATTTTCCATCCTTTGTGTTCCACTAAAAGTTGGTGTTCACCAGCAGAGTAATGCATATGTTCATTAGCCATACGAAATAGATGGCGTTTATCATAATGTACCATGGTGCCATCAGGCCTAGCCCAAAATAAGCGGTTAAAGTATTTACCACTGTTGGTACGAATAATTAAACTACCTGTGACAACAGCTTGCAATTGTATAGCAGATTGTCTTAGCCACTGAATAGTTTGACCATCCTCTGACTCGGCTAGTTTTTCTGCATCCATTGAGAAACCTGTAGTGAACATTTCAGGCAAAATAACGAGATCTGTTCCTTTGGCTTGCTCAAATATTTGATCAAAATGAGCTTTGTTGGCTTCTGGGCTTTGCCAAACCAAATCGGTTTGAACTAAAGCAATATTTAAATCTTCTAAACTGCGCATAATCTCTCCGCTGCTTGACGTAGCGTGTCATCTTTTTTAGCAAAACACAGGCGAACTAATCGCAATGATTGAGGAGGTTGTTGATAAAATACAGAAATAGGAATTGCAGCTATACTATGTTTTTTGACAAGCCATTCTACCATTTGTAGATCGTTAAAGTCTGGCTTGATGCGACTATAGTCTAGTAATTGGAAATAAGTACTGGGTGTGGGTGTAAAAGTAAACTGAGAGGCAGTTAACAAACTACAAAATAGGTCTCTTTTTTGTTGGTAAAAATCAGCTAGCTCTATTAAATGATTAGGCTGCTTTGCCATAAAGTCAGCTAAGGCAAATTGAAGGGGGGTAACGGTTGAAAAGCTAACATATTGATGTATTTTGCGAAACTCTGTTGTTAGTTCTGCTGGCGCTACAACATAGCCGATTTTCCAACCTGTTACATGGAAACTTTTGCCAAAAGAGCTGATAACAAAAGACCGCGCGAATAACTCGTCATGGGTTAGCAAACTATGGTGAATAGCTTGGTCAAATACAAGATGCTCATAAACTTCATCACCAATTAGATAAATATCTTTATTACGAATAATAGCAGCTAGTTGTTGCAAATCTTGTGCTGTTAATGTGGCTCCACTAGGGTTATGGGGCGTATTAATGATAATAAGACGAGTTTTGGGGGTAATGGCATCTTGTAGTTGCTGCCAATCTATTGTGAAATGTGGCAATTGCAAAGGAATATGAATGCAACGACCCCCTGCTAGTTTAACGGCAGGCTCATAACTATCATAACAAGGATCAAAGACAATGACTTCTTCACCTGTTTTAATCACTGCTTGAATAGCACAAAATATAGCTTGAGTGGCTCCTGGTGTAATAGTAATTTCAGTATTTTCATTTACTTGCTTATTATAGAAATACTGAATTTTTTTGGCTATCTGCTCCCTTAATGGTTGTATACCAATCATGGGCGCGTATTGATTATGACCTGAGAGTGTATATTCACTAACTGCTTCACGTAATGCTAAAGGGCCATCAAAGTCTGGAAAGCCTTGAGATAGATTAATAGAGCCAGTTTCAGCAGCCAGTTGTGACATCTGGGTGAAGATTGTAGTACCTAAATTAGGCAATTTGCTATAAAAAGACATAATTGATAACTCTATGGTATTTCTTGTGTTTGTTGTTTAGGTGGTAAGGGAGCGAAGTATCCCACAATCAGTAATAAAATACCCACTATAGTAAAAGAAATAATACGTGCTAAGCTACCACTATTGCTTAACTCTATAAAAAATAGTTTTACTACAACCACTGCTATTAGGCAAGCACCGATTAACCAAAGTTCCCTATAGACTTTTTTATGACCAGCAATCATCAATGCTAGAGCTATAGATGTCCAAAGAATAGAGAGACTAGCTTGTACTATCATTGATTGTATTTGATCTTCAAAGTGAAACGGAACATGCGCCCAGTGAAATGCGGTACGGAAAACAATTGCTGTACTCAATGCAAAGAGTGAGATACCTATTATAACTTGGATTATACGTTGCGTAGTTTTTGCTGTGATCTCAAATTCATTAAGGTACTTATGTAACCACCAGATAGAACTGGCTAAAGATAACAGTAGCCCTAGCTCTAATGGGTTTAATAAAGGAATATAAGGGATATTAGGTAGATTTCCTGTACTAAAAGTATTTGCTAACCAGAACCAGCTCAAGGTTAATACCGCAATGGGTAAAGAAGCAATAAA
Encoded proteins:
- a CDS encoding amidohydrolase; this encodes MRSLEDLNIALVQTDLVWQSPEANKAHFDQIFEQAKGTDLVILPEMFTTGFSMDAEKLAESEDGQTIQWLRQSAIQLQAVVTGSLIIRTNSGKYFNRLFWARPDGTMVHYDKRHLFRMANEHMHYSAGEHQLLVEHKGWKIRPLICYDLRFPVWSRDPYNTDLLLYVANWPSARRQQWNRLLPARAIENLCYTAAVNRIGKDGKGYPYSGDSQLLDYLGEQLINCQDKAGIFNYTLSGSKLLAFRESFPAYQDADMFELK
- a CDS encoding pyridoxal phosphate-dependent aminotransferase → MSFYSKLPNLGTTIFTQMSQLAAETGSINLSQGFPDFDGPLALREAVSEYTLSGHNQYAPMIGIQPLREQIAKKIQYFYNKQVNENTEITITPGATQAIFCAIQAVIKTGEEVIVFDPCYDSYEPAVKLAGGRCIHIPLQLPHFTIDWQQLQDAITPKTRLIIINTPHNPSGATLTAQDLQQLAAIIRNKDIYLIGDEVYEHLVFDQAIHHSLLTHDELFARSFVISSFGKSFHVTGWKIGYVVAPAELTTEFRKIHQYVSFSTVTPLQFALADFMAKQPNHLIELADFYQQKRDLFCSLLTASQFTFTPTPSTYFQLLDYSRIKPDFNDLQMVEWLVKKHSIAAIPISVFYQQPPQSLRLVRLCFAKKDDTLRQAAERLCAV